The sequence TTTCTGGGCAAAATGAAGTTTCTCAGTATCATAGGTATTGATTCGCATGTGCTGATACACATCACCGGTAAAGGCGAAAAGTGCTTGCTTGGCATTATCAAGACTGAAGGGTGGTTTAAAGGCTTTATATCTGGGAATATTGAGATCAGCGAGATTCTCACTGATGGACATAAGTTCCATAAGTTCAAGCTTTTTAATTCGCTTCAACTGTGTGATGAGTTGTTTGCTATGACTAAGTAAATCTGGAGACGTAAACAGTCCAGTCGGAGCGGGCTCGCTAAAATTGACGCTTTTAGCAGGTGAAATGAGAGTAATCATATGTTATCCAGTTTAATAAATGTCTGGGAAGCGATTTTCTACCGCCCACAAAATTGTTGTACTTGCTCTACCGCTGCCGGAGCTGTGGGTGCATACCCATCTGCACCAATACTCTGTGAGAACTCACGACTTACTGGAGCACCACCGATGAGAATTTTTGTGTCCTTCAGGTCTGGATGACCCCTAAAAGCCTCAACAACCTCCTTCATATTGTTCATGGTTGATGACAATAACGCGGAGAGACAGACAACGGCTGCCTGGTGTTGAGAACTTGCTTCCAGAAATCGCTGGGCTGGAACATTAACACCCAGGTCGATAACTTCAAAACCAGCACCGATGAGCATGATTCTCACCAGATTTTTACCAATATCATGCATATCGCCCTTCACAGTACCAATGACTACTGTATGTCGCTGGCGAGCTTCAGAATTTCCAGCCAGATGAGGTTTCAGGATATCAATGGCGGTTTGCAAGGCCTGTGCCGACATGAGCACCTGAGGTAAAAACATTTCGTTGCGTTTGAAACGGTCACCCACGATGGCCATTCCAGGGAGGAGCTGCTCATCCAGAATCTTTTGGCTATTGATCCCTTCACTAAGCAGTCGGTTTACATCAGCAGAAATTGAAGCCACATTTCCCATAAGGATGGCTTGTTGAATGGAATCAGAAGACATTTATTTCAACTCCTTATGGGCGACAGCATACATTGCTTTCAAATTTTCAGGTTGACAGTAGGAGGCAACCACATTGCTGGTTCCCAGAATGAAACCACCACCACTTCTGGCATTTTGAATCAAGTTTCGAGTTGTATCCTCAACCTCTTGGATGGTGCCATTGGCCAGCAAGTCTACATCAATGTTACCCATGAATGCCAGATCTTGCCCATATTCCCCCTTAAGTAAGGGAATATCCATATTTGCATTGGGATCACATGATTGCAATACATCAATGCCACAATCAATAAGATCGGGAATAATATTCCTCAGATCTCCATCGGAATGGAAGAAAACAGGAAGACCTGTCTTTTTTATTTCGGTAATCATATTCTTTAGAATGGGGAAATAGTCACTTCTTAAATACTCTGGATCAACAAATGTACCCGAATTAAATGCCAGATCATCAGCTATAAGAATGGCATCCGCACCTGCATGGGCACTCATCAACGCCAGTGTTAAATTTGTTTCAATAAGCTTTTCATAGTACTGTTTCATTGTATCACGTGCCTGGAGGGTCCACATCATAAACCGTTCAAAACCCAACAATTCGTAACCCAGATCGAATCCTGCATTGAGGGTAGCCAATACAAAGAAGTCGGTGGAACGCTTCCATCTCGTAACCTGAGTGGAGTCAAAATGACTAACATCAGGGGGGCTCCAGGATGCCAGCTCTTCCGGGCTATGGGCAATGGGATCCACAAGCTGAACCGTTGCATCAGGGGGTTGGGTGTGGGTGGCTCCCCAGTAGTCTCTAAAGGTTTCGGTGCCCCAATCTTCATGGATCCCCACCATTTCCACCGCGGGTCCAACGACACGGGCACCAACAATGTCAGCCCCCAGGAGTTCACGTATTCGTTGATGATTCAAAAAATATCCATCTGTCCCCAGATCATATTTATCACCTAAAACCGCTTGAATGATTGTATCCGTGTAACCGCCACCAATCTCGCCCAGCGGAACCCTTGATGTCTCAATCCTGTTGAGCGCTGATAAAACTCTTTCTCTTCCAGTCATGGGATCAAACTAATTAAAAAGAATTAGTGGGGATAGTAGATAGTTTATGCATACTTCACTTGGATTAAAATGATAGATTTCAACATAGAACTGACTCAATGCATCAATTAAAAAATTATATGAAACCTTTCATTTCATCCGGCATAAAAAGCTTTGTCAAATAAATGGAGACTATATGAAAAAACACATACTACTATTTACCCCCATATTTCTAATCGCAATCTTGTTGCCACTAAATTTGAATGCCTCAGATATTGGGGTAGCTAAGGCCTTGAGCAATGCCTTTGCCGATATTTCTGAACAGGTTTCTCCTTCGGTTGTAACCATCACCAGTGAGCATGTCTATAAGCATCCCGCCATGGAACAGTACAAAGGCTTCCAGGAAATGTTTCCCAAACAACTCTGGCCCTTCCTGCCTGATGGCGACCGGGAAATGAAAAGTACATCTCTGGGTTCAGGAATCATTATTAGTGAGGATGGTTATATCCTCACCAATAATCACGTCGTTGAAAAAGGTGAAAACATTAGAGTCCAAATCTCAGACAATAAAGAATACGATGCCGAAATAATCGGTACAGACCCGGAAACCGATGTCGCCCTGATTAAAGTTGATGCCAAAAATTTGAAACCCATAATAATGGGTGACTCTGACAAAATCAGAGTAGGTGAATGGGTGCTTGCCATAGGAAGTCCCTTCTCCGGAAGTTTGTCACAGACCGTTACCCAGGGCATTGTCAGCGCAGTAGGTCGTTCTTCTGTGGGTCTCAACGATTATGAGAATTTTATACAAACTGATGCCGCCATCAACCCTGGAAACTCTGGGGGTGCTCTTGTGAATCTGGATGGTGAGCTCATTGGTATGAATTCAGCAATTGCTTCACGAAGTGGTGGAAATCAGGGAATTGGTTTTGCCATCCCTATCAATCTGGTCAATCGTATCGTTGAGGATCTACGGTCTGATGGACGTGTGACCCGCGCCTGGCTCGGTGTATATGTTCAACCAGTCGATGCAGCCATGGCAAAAACGCTAGGTATGGATATAGCCAAAGGAGCCCTGGTTCAACGGGTCATTGATGGAAGCCCTGCTGATGATGCAGGGTTAAAACAACTTGATGTCATCCTTGAGTTTGATGGTCATGAGGTTGAAAATTCAAGAAAATTACCTATTCTTGTCTCCACCCAGCGCCCTGATGAGAAGAAGAAACTAAAAGTCCTGAGAGATGGCAAGATAAAGACAATTTTGGTCAAATTGGGTGAGTTGCCTGATGAGGTGACAGCAGCCGAACCCATTGAAACGAATAAATCTGATATCGGTCTAACTGTTGAAACTGCCAGTGCTGAACGTCTGCGGTTTTACAACTTATCCCCTGGTGCGGAGGGTGTACTGGTCACTTCGGTGGAAAGAGATAGTGAGGCTTTTAAGAAAAATATCCGTACTGGTTATCTCATTCAGAAAATGGGTCCCAATGTGAAAACGTTGTCGAAAGTCATGTCGTCAGGAGCCTTTGAGAAAAACCTGCGAGCCTACAAACCCAATGACACCATCTTGCTTTTGGTGAGACGGGATAACTCCAATACCTTTTTTGTGGCACTGACTATTCCGGAATCATAAAGGAGTAGCTGCAGACTATCTGAAGAAATTCATTTTCCTCCAAACCCCCGAGACCCCAGATACATCAAAAGTATTTTGGGGTCTCTCATTTTTGTACAAATATTCCGAGACTGAACAACTGACATAAATTCAGACAGAATAAACTTTTAAAACCCATGGTAGAAATTTGGGGATAACATTGACCGGCGAAAATGCGGCGATTATATTGCGCGGCTAAAAAAGGACTGAACGATAGCAGCGAAAGCTATGGGAAAATAAGACAGGAAAAGACAGACTCATGATGAAGGAAGTATCTAGCAAAGTAAATTTTATCGCCCTGGAACACGACATGTTGAAATTCTGGGAGGATGAAGATATTTTCAATAAACTCAGGGCACAGAACGCTGGCAAACCACGTTGGTCATTTCTCGATGGTCCCATTACTGCTAATAATCCCATGGGAGTTCACCACGCCTGGGGTCGCACATACAAAGATCTCTACCAGCGCTACCACGCGATGTTGGGAATGGAACTTCGCTATCAAAACGGCTTCGATTGTCAAGGGTTATGGGTAGAAGTTGAAGTTGAAAAACAGCTGGGTTTTAAATCCAAAACTGACATTGAAGCATACGGCGTTGAAGCCTTTGTCAATAAGTGCAAAGAGCGAGTCCATAAATTTTCAGCCGTTCAAACCGAGCAATCCAAACGCATGGGCTACTGGATGGATTGGGACAATTCCTATTTCACCATGTCCGATGAAAATAATTATACGATTTGGGCATTTCTAAAAAAGGTCTACGATCGCGGATTTATTTATAAGGGCTACGATGTCATGCCCTGGTGCACCCGCTGTGGTTCAGCCCTTTCTGAGCATGAAATTGCCACTGAAGGCTACAAAGAACTGACCCATACCTCTATTTATTTGAAATTTCCCCTTAAAGATCGTGAGAATGAGTCTTTGCTGGTGTGGACAACCACACCCTGGACCCTTTCATCCAATATAATGGCCGCCGTTCACCCCGATCTCGACTATGTCAAGGTCAAGCAGGGCGAAGATATCTACTACCTCGTCCAGGGTCGTCTTTCCATTTTGCAGGGAGACTACGAAATCCTTGAAACCCTCAAGGGCAAGGACATGCTGGGCTGGGAATATCATGGACCATATGATGAACTCCCCGTTCAGGCTGATATTCACCATGCCATTATTTTTTGGGACGAAATCTCTGAGACTGATGGTACTGGAATTGTCCATATCGCACCTGGTTGTGGTAAAGAAGATAATGCCCTGGCCAAGGAGCTTGGTTTTCAGGTTATCAAACCCATCGATGAATTTGGAGCTTATCTAGACGGTTTTGGTAAGTGGACAGGCAAAAATGTAATGGAAATCAGTGATGCTATCATTGATGACCTCTCTCAAAAAGGATTGCGCTATAAGCGTGAGCCCATTACTCATAGATATCCCTGTTGCTGGCGCCATGGTACTGAGCTGGTTTTTCGCCCGGTTGATGAGTGGTTTATCCGCATGGATGAGTTAAGAGGGGAGATAGCCGAGGTTACCAAACAGGTCGAGTGGATCCCAGCTTACGGAAAAGAGCGTGAGTTGGATTGGCTCAAGAATATGAGCGATTGGATGATCTCCAAAAAACGTTACTGGGGATTGGCTTTACCCATCTGGACCTTTGAAGATGGTTCTTTTTTCGTCGTAGGATCAGAGACAGAATTGAAGGAGCTGGCAGTAGAAGGCTGGGAAGAGTTTGAAGGTAAAACTCCCCACAAACCCTGGATTGACAAAGTTAAAATTAAGCATCCCGAAACAGGTCTCATCGGGACCCGTGTTCCAGATGTAGGCAACCCCTGGCTTGATGCAGGAATTGTACCTTATTCCACAATGGAATACCGCAAAGATCCTGAATATTGGGAAAAATGGTTCCCTGCAGATTTTATTGTGGAATCACTTCCTGGACAATTCCGCAATTGGTTTTATGCCATTCTAGCCATGAGCACCGTAATGGAAAACAGGGCACCCATAAAAACCATAATGGGACATGCCCTGGTCAAAGACGAACAGGGGGATGATATGCACAAATCAGCTGGCAATGCCATCTGGTTTGAAGATGCTGCTGAGAAGATGGGTGTGGATGTCATGCGTTGGATGTATGCTTCCCAGGTACCGGTAAATAATTTGAATTTTGGTTATGGGGCTGCAGATGAGGTGCGTCGTAAGGTCCTGACCCTGTGGAATACCTATTCCTTTTTTGTGACCTATGCACGTCTCGATAAATTTAATCCCCTGTCTGCTCTCGATGAATCCACCCTGACTGAATTAGATAGATGGATTCTGGCTCGTTTGAACCAGCTGATTGGTCAGGCTCGCAAGGATTATGATAGCTATCAGGCTGACAAACTCATGCTCAAGATTAACCGTTTTGTGGATGAACTCTCCAATTGGTATGTGCGTCGATCCAGACGCCGTTTCTGGAAAAGTGAGAATGATACAGACAAATGGGCTGCATATCATACACTTTATAAAGCTCTGGTTACGCTTTCAAAATTAATTGCCCCTGTCTCTCCATTCTTCACTGAGGCTCTCTACCAGAACCTGGTTGTTACCCTCGACCCCGATGCACCTCAGAGTATCCATCTTTGCAATTTTCCTGAAGTGGACGAGCGCTGGTTGGATGATGACTTGTTGCGACGGGTTGATGTGGTCATCAAAACCGTTGAACTGGGAAGAGCTGCCAGGAATAAAGCCAACCTCAAGGTGCGTCAACCCCTGGCAAATATCTCAGTGTACTTTCCTGATGAGCAGGACAGAATTTTTGCCAGTGATCTTCAAGATCAGATTCTGGAAGAGTTGAATATCAAGACCCTGTCCGTGGTTGAAAATGCTGATGCTCTTGTTCAATACGATATCAAACCGAATCTAGGTCTTCTTGGACCTAAATATGGTAAGGATATGGGCCTGATTCGGAATTTGATTAATGCAGCTGATCCTCAGGCACTCCTCAAACAATCAAAATCAGGTGACACCATTCACTTGAGCGATGGACAGCGGGAATTTGATCTGCTTCCAGAAGAACTGTTGGTGTCCACCATCGAACCTGAAGGACAGGCCGTGGTTGAAGACGCTGGTGTTGTTGTGGCCGTGGAAACAGAACTCTCTGAAGCATTGATCAGCGAGGGTACGGCCAGAGATTTCATTCGAAATGTCCAGAATATGCGTAAGGATGCAGAATTTGATGTGTCGGACAGAATACGTATTTTTGTTGAGGTTGATGAAACACCCAAAAATATGATTTTGGAACATCAAGAATATATCGCCAATGAAACCCTGGCTGAAGAAATCAGTTTTACCAGAAATGATGATGGCTTCCAGGCTGAATTCAAGATCGGAAAAAGCACTTTTAATGTAGGGATTAAACGCTATTAAACAGATGCTTAAATTTTTGAGTCTCACAGCAATCATAGTTGT comes from Candidatus Neomarinimicrobiota bacterium and encodes:
- a CDS encoding corrinoid protein, with amino-acid sequence MSSDSIQQAILMGNVASISADVNRLLSEGINSQKILDEQLLPGMAIVGDRFKRNEMFLPQVLMSAQALQTAIDILKPHLAGNSEARQRHTVVIGTVKGDMHDIGKNLVRIMLIGAGFEVIDLGVNVPAQRFLEASSQHQAAVVCLSALLSSTMNNMKEVVEAFRGHPDLKDTKILIGGAPVSREFSQSIGADGYAPTAPAAVEQVQQFCGR
- a CDS encoding isoleucine--tRNA ligase; this translates as MMKEVSSKVNFIALEHDMLKFWEDEDIFNKLRAQNAGKPRWSFLDGPITANNPMGVHHAWGRTYKDLYQRYHAMLGMELRYQNGFDCQGLWVEVEVEKQLGFKSKTDIEAYGVEAFVNKCKERVHKFSAVQTEQSKRMGYWMDWDNSYFTMSDENNYTIWAFLKKVYDRGFIYKGYDVMPWCTRCGSALSEHEIATEGYKELTHTSIYLKFPLKDRENESLLVWTTTPWTLSSNIMAAVHPDLDYVKVKQGEDIYYLVQGRLSILQGDYEILETLKGKDMLGWEYHGPYDELPVQADIHHAIIFWDEISETDGTGIVHIAPGCGKEDNALAKELGFQVIKPIDEFGAYLDGFGKWTGKNVMEISDAIIDDLSQKGLRYKREPITHRYPCCWRHGTELVFRPVDEWFIRMDELRGEIAEVTKQVEWIPAYGKERELDWLKNMSDWMISKKRYWGLALPIWTFEDGSFFVVGSETELKELAVEGWEEFEGKTPHKPWIDKVKIKHPETGLIGTRVPDVGNPWLDAGIVPYSTMEYRKDPEYWEKWFPADFIVESLPGQFRNWFYAILAMSTVMENRAPIKTIMGHALVKDEQGDDMHKSAGNAIWFEDAAEKMGVDVMRWMYASQVPVNNLNFGYGAADEVRRKVLTLWNTYSFFVTYARLDKFNPLSALDESTLTELDRWILARLNQLIGQARKDYDSYQADKLMLKINRFVDELSNWYVRRSRRRFWKSENDTDKWAAYHTLYKALVTLSKLIAPVSPFFTEALYQNLVVTLDPDAPQSIHLCNFPEVDERWLDDDLLRRVDVVIKTVELGRAARNKANLKVRQPLANISVYFPDEQDRIFASDLQDQILEELNIKTLSVVENADALVQYDIKPNLGLLGPKYGKDMGLIRNLINAADPQALLKQSKSGDTIHLSDGQREFDLLPEELLVSTIEPEGQAVVEDAGVVVAVETELSEALISEGTARDFIRNVQNMRKDAEFDVSDRIRIFVEVDETPKNMILEHQEYIANETLAEEISFTRNDDGFQAEFKIGKSTFNVGIKRY
- a CDS encoding Do family serine endopeptidase; protein product: MKKHILLFTPIFLIAILLPLNLNASDIGVAKALSNAFADISEQVSPSVVTITSEHVYKHPAMEQYKGFQEMFPKQLWPFLPDGDREMKSTSLGSGIIISEDGYILTNNHVVEKGENIRVQISDNKEYDAEIIGTDPETDVALIKVDAKNLKPIIMGDSDKIRVGEWVLAIGSPFSGSLSQTVTQGIVSAVGRSSVGLNDYENFIQTDAAINPGNSGGALVNLDGELIGMNSAIASRSGGNQGIGFAIPINLVNRIVEDLRSDGRVTRAWLGVYVQPVDAAMAKTLGMDIAKGALVQRVIDGSPADDAGLKQLDVILEFDGHEVENSRKLPILVSTQRPDEKKKLKVLRDGKIKTILVKLGELPDEVTAAEPIETNKSDIGLTVETASAERLRFYNLSPGAEGVLVTSVERDSEAFKKNIRTGYLIQKMGPNVKTLSKVMSSGAFEKNLRAYKPNDTILLLVRRDNSNTFFVALTIPES